In Homo sapiens chromosome 11, GRCh38.p14 Primary Assembly, one DNA window encodes the following:
- the NLRP6 gene encoding NACHT, LRR and PYD domains-containing protein 6 isoform 1 (isoform 1 is encoded by transcript variant 1), which translates to MDQPEAPCSSTGPRLAVARELLLAALEELSQEQLKRFRHKLRDVGPDGRSIPWGRLERADAVDLAEQLAQFYGPEPALEVARKTLKRADARDVAAQLQERRLQRLGLGSGTLLSVSEYKKKYREHVLQLHARVKERNARSVKITKRFTKLLIAPESAAPEEAMGPAEEPEPGRARRSDTHTFNRLFRRDEEGRRPLTVVLQGPAGIGKTMAAKKILYDWAAGKLYQGQVDFAFFMPCGELLERPGTRSLADLILDQCPDRGAPVPQMLAQPQRLLFILDGADELPALGGPEAAPCTDPFEAASGARVLGGLLSKALLPTALLLVTTRAAAPGRLQGRLCSPQCAEVRGFSDKDKKKYFYKYFRDERRAERAYRFVKENETLFALCFVPFVCWIVCTVLRQQLELGRDLSRTSKTTTSVYLLFITSVLSSAPVADGPRLQGDLRNLCRLAREGVLGRRAQFAEKELEQLELRGSKVQTLFLSKKELPGVLETEVTYQFIDQSFQEFLAALSYLLEDGGVPRTAAGGVGTLLRGDAQPHSHLVLTTRFLFGLLSAERMRDIERHFGCMVSERVKQEALRWVQGQGQGCPGVAPEVTEGAKGLEDTEEPEEEEEGEEPNYPLELLYCLYETQEDAFVRQALCRFPELALQRVRFCRMDVAVLSYCVRCCPAGQALRLISCRLVAAQEKKKKSLGKRLQASLGGGSSSQGTTKQLPASLLHPLFQAMTDPLCHLSSLTLSHCKLPDAVCRDLSEALRAAPALTELGLLHNRLSEAGLRMLSEGLAWPQCRVQTVRVQLPDPQRGLQYLVGMLRQSPALTTLDLSGCQLPAPMVTYLCAVLQHQGCGLQTLSLASVELSEQSLQELQAVKRAKPDLVITHPALDGHPQPPKELISTF; encoded by the exons ATGGACCAGCCAGAGGCCCCCTGCTCCAG CACGGGGCCGCGCCTCGCGGTGGCCCGCGAGCTGCTCCTGGCTGCGCTGGAGGAACTGAGCCAAGAGCAGCTGAAGCGCTTCCGCCACAAGCTGCGCGACGTGGGCCCGGACGGACGCAGCATCCCGTGGGGGCGGCTGGAGCGCGCGGACGCCGTGGACCTCGCGGAGCAGCTGGCCCAGTTCTACGGCCCGGAGCCTGCCCTGGAGGTGGCCCGCAAGACCCTCAAGAGGGCGGACGCGCGCGACGTGGCGGCGCAGCTCCAGGAGCGGCGGCTGCAGC GGCTCGGGCTCGGCTCCGGGACGCTGCTCTCCGTGTCCG AGTACAAGAAGAAGTACCGGGAGCACGTGCTGCAGCTGCACGCTCGGGTGAAGGAGAGGAACGCCCGCTCCGTGAAGATCACCAAGCGCTTCACCAAGCTGCTCATCGCGCCCGAGAGCGCCGCCCCGGAGGAGGCGATGGGGCCCGCGGAAGAGCCTGAGCCGGGGCGCGCGCGGCGCTCGGACACGCACACTTTCAACCGCCTCTTCCGCCGCGACGAGGAGGGCCGGCGGCCGCTGACCGTGGTGCTGCAGGGCCCGGCGGGCATCGGCAAGACCATGGCGGCCAAAAAGATCCTGTACGACTGGGCGGCGGGCAAGCTGTACCAGGGCCAGGTGGACTTCGCCTTCTTCATGCCCTGCGGCGAGCTGCTGGAGAGGCCGGGCACGCGCAGCCTGGCTGACCTGATCCTGGACCAGTGCCCCGACCGCGGCGCGCCGGTGCCGCAGATGCTGGCCCAGCCGCAGCGGCTGCTCTTCATCCTGGACGGCGCGGACGAGCTGCCGGCGCTGGGGGGCCCCGAGGCCGCGCCCTGCACAGACCCCTTCGAGGCGGCGAGCGGCGCGCGGGTGCTAGGCGGGCTGCTGAGCAAGGCGCTGCTGCCCACGGCCCTCCTGCTGGTGACCACGCGCGCCGCCGCCCCCGGGAGGCTGCAGGGCCGCCTGTGTTCCCCGCAGTGCGCCGAGGTGCGCGGCTTCTCCGACAAGGACAAGAAGAAGTATTTCTACAAGTATTTCCGGGATGAGAGGAGGGCCGAGCGCGCCTACCGCTTCGTGAAGGAGAACGAGACGCTGTTCGCGCTGTGCTTCGTGCCCTTCGTGTGCTGGATCGTGTGCACCGTGCTGCGCCAGCAGCTGGAGCTCGGTCGGGACCTGTCGCGCACGTCCAAGACCACCACGTCAGTGTACCTGCTTTTCATCACCAGCGTTCTGAGCTCGGCTCCGGTAGCCGACGGGCCCCGGTTGCAGGGCGACCTGCGCAATCTGTGCCGCCTGGCCCGCGAGGGCGTCCTCGGACGCAGGGCGCAGTTTGCCGAGAAGGAACTGGAGCAACTGGAGCTTCGTGGCTCCAAAGTGCAGACGCTGTTTCTCAGCAAAAAGGAGCTGCCGGGCGTGCTGGAGACAGAGGTCACCTACCAGTTCATCGACCAGAGCTTCCAGGAGTTCCTCGCGGCACTGTCCTACCTGCTGGAGGACGGCGGGGTGCCCAGGACCGCGGCTGGCGGCGTTGGGACACTCCTGCGTGGGGACGCCCAGCCGCACAGCCACTTGGTGCTCACCACGCGCTTCCTCTTCGGACTGCTGAGCGCGGAGCGGATGCGCGACATCGAGCGCCACTTCGGCTGCATGGTTTCAGAGCGTGTGAAGCAGGAGGCCCTGCGGTGggtgcagggacagggacagggctGCCCCGGAGTGGCACCAGAGGTGACCGAGGGGGCCAAAGGGCTCGAGGACACCGAAgagccagaggaggaggaggagggagaggagcccAACTACCCACTGGAGTTGCTGTACTGCCTGTACGAGACGCAGGAGGACGCGTTTGTGCGCCAAGCCCTGTGCCGGTTCCCGGAGCTGGCGCTGCAGCGAGTGCGCTTCTGCCGCATGGACGTGGCTGTTCTGAGCTACTGCGTGAGGTGCTGCCCTGCTGGACAGGCACTGCGGCTGATCAGCTGCAGATTGGTTGCTGcgcaggagaagaagaagaagagcctGGGGAAGCggctccaggccagcctgggtggcGGCAG cAGTTCTCAAGGCACCACAAAACAACTGCCAGCCTCCCTTCTTCATCCACTCTTTCAGGCAATGACTGACCCACTGTGCCATCTGAGCAGCCTCAC GCTGTCCCACTGCAAACTCCCTGACGCGGTCTGCCGAGACCTTTCTGAGGCCCTGAGGGCAGCCCCCGCACTGACGGAGCTGGGCCTCCTCCACAACAGGCTCAGTGAGGCGGGACTGCGTATGCTGAGTGAGGGCCTAGCCTGGCCGCAGTGCAGGGTGCAGACGGTCAG GGTACAGCTGCCTGACCCCCAGCGAGGGCTCCAGTACCTGGTGGGTATGCTTCGGCAGAGCCCTGCCCTGACCACCCTGGATCTCAGCGGCTGCCAACTGCCCGCCCCCATGGTGACCTACCTGTGTGCAGTCCTGCAGCACCAGGGATGCGGCCTGCAGACCCTCag TCTGGCCTCTGTGGAGCTGAGCGAGCAGTCACTACAGGAGCTTCAGGCTGTGAAGAGAGCAAAGCCGGATCTGGTCATCACACACCCAGCGCTGGACGGCCACCCACAACCTCCCAAGGAACTCATCTCGACCTTCTGA
- the NLRP6 gene encoding NACHT, LRR and PYD domains-containing protein 6 isoform 2 (isoform 2 is encoded by transcript variant 2) — MDQPEAPCSSTGPRLAVARELLLAALEELSQEQLKRFRHKLRDVGPDGRSIPWGRLERADAVDLAEQLAQFYGPEPALEVARKTLKRADARDVAAQLQERRLQRLGLGSGTLLSVSEYKKKYREHVLQLHARVKERNARSVKITKRFTKLLIAPESAAPEEAMGPAEEPEPGRARRSDTHTFNRLFRRDEEGRRPLTVVLQGPAGIGKTMAAKKILYDWAAGKLYQGQVDFAFFMPCGELLERPGTRSLADLILDQCPDRGAPVPQMLAQPQRLLFILDGADELPALGGPEAAPCTDPFEAASGARVLGGLLSKALLPTALLLVTTRAAAPGRLQGRLCSPQCAEVRGFSDKDKKKYFYKYFRDERRAERAYRFVKENETLFALCFVPFVCWIVCTVLRQQLELGRDLSRTSKTTTSVYLLFITSVLSSAPVADGPRLQGDLRNLCRLAREGVLGRRAQFAEKELEQLELRGSKVQTLFLSKKELPGVLETEVTYQFIDQSFQEFLAALSYLLEDGGVPRTAAGGVGTLLRGDAQPHSHLVLTTRFLFGLLSAERMRDIERHFGCMVSERVKQEALRWVQGQGQGCPGVAPEVTEGAKGLEDTEEPEEEEEGEEPNYPLELLYCLYETQEDAFVRQALCRFPELALQRVRFCRMDVAVLSYCVRCCPAGQALRLISCRLVAAQEKKKKSLGKRLQASLGGGSSQGTTKQLPASLLHPLFQAMTDPLCHLSSLTLSHCKLPDAVCRDLSEALRAAPALTELGLLHNRLSEAGLRMLSEGLAWPQCRVQTVRVQLPDPQRGLQYLVGMLRQSPALTTLDLSGCQLPAPMVTYLCAVLQHQGCGLQTLSLASVELSEQSLQELQAVKRAKPDLVITHPALDGHPQPPKELISTF; from the exons ATGGACCAGCCAGAGGCCCCCTGCTCCAG CACGGGGCCGCGCCTCGCGGTGGCCCGCGAGCTGCTCCTGGCTGCGCTGGAGGAACTGAGCCAAGAGCAGCTGAAGCGCTTCCGCCACAAGCTGCGCGACGTGGGCCCGGACGGACGCAGCATCCCGTGGGGGCGGCTGGAGCGCGCGGACGCCGTGGACCTCGCGGAGCAGCTGGCCCAGTTCTACGGCCCGGAGCCTGCCCTGGAGGTGGCCCGCAAGACCCTCAAGAGGGCGGACGCGCGCGACGTGGCGGCGCAGCTCCAGGAGCGGCGGCTGCAGC GGCTCGGGCTCGGCTCCGGGACGCTGCTCTCCGTGTCCG AGTACAAGAAGAAGTACCGGGAGCACGTGCTGCAGCTGCACGCTCGGGTGAAGGAGAGGAACGCCCGCTCCGTGAAGATCACCAAGCGCTTCACCAAGCTGCTCATCGCGCCCGAGAGCGCCGCCCCGGAGGAGGCGATGGGGCCCGCGGAAGAGCCTGAGCCGGGGCGCGCGCGGCGCTCGGACACGCACACTTTCAACCGCCTCTTCCGCCGCGACGAGGAGGGCCGGCGGCCGCTGACCGTGGTGCTGCAGGGCCCGGCGGGCATCGGCAAGACCATGGCGGCCAAAAAGATCCTGTACGACTGGGCGGCGGGCAAGCTGTACCAGGGCCAGGTGGACTTCGCCTTCTTCATGCCCTGCGGCGAGCTGCTGGAGAGGCCGGGCACGCGCAGCCTGGCTGACCTGATCCTGGACCAGTGCCCCGACCGCGGCGCGCCGGTGCCGCAGATGCTGGCCCAGCCGCAGCGGCTGCTCTTCATCCTGGACGGCGCGGACGAGCTGCCGGCGCTGGGGGGCCCCGAGGCCGCGCCCTGCACAGACCCCTTCGAGGCGGCGAGCGGCGCGCGGGTGCTAGGCGGGCTGCTGAGCAAGGCGCTGCTGCCCACGGCCCTCCTGCTGGTGACCACGCGCGCCGCCGCCCCCGGGAGGCTGCAGGGCCGCCTGTGTTCCCCGCAGTGCGCCGAGGTGCGCGGCTTCTCCGACAAGGACAAGAAGAAGTATTTCTACAAGTATTTCCGGGATGAGAGGAGGGCCGAGCGCGCCTACCGCTTCGTGAAGGAGAACGAGACGCTGTTCGCGCTGTGCTTCGTGCCCTTCGTGTGCTGGATCGTGTGCACCGTGCTGCGCCAGCAGCTGGAGCTCGGTCGGGACCTGTCGCGCACGTCCAAGACCACCACGTCAGTGTACCTGCTTTTCATCACCAGCGTTCTGAGCTCGGCTCCGGTAGCCGACGGGCCCCGGTTGCAGGGCGACCTGCGCAATCTGTGCCGCCTGGCCCGCGAGGGCGTCCTCGGACGCAGGGCGCAGTTTGCCGAGAAGGAACTGGAGCAACTGGAGCTTCGTGGCTCCAAAGTGCAGACGCTGTTTCTCAGCAAAAAGGAGCTGCCGGGCGTGCTGGAGACAGAGGTCACCTACCAGTTCATCGACCAGAGCTTCCAGGAGTTCCTCGCGGCACTGTCCTACCTGCTGGAGGACGGCGGGGTGCCCAGGACCGCGGCTGGCGGCGTTGGGACACTCCTGCGTGGGGACGCCCAGCCGCACAGCCACTTGGTGCTCACCACGCGCTTCCTCTTCGGACTGCTGAGCGCGGAGCGGATGCGCGACATCGAGCGCCACTTCGGCTGCATGGTTTCAGAGCGTGTGAAGCAGGAGGCCCTGCGGTGggtgcagggacagggacagggctGCCCCGGAGTGGCACCAGAGGTGACCGAGGGGGCCAAAGGGCTCGAGGACACCGAAgagccagaggaggaggaggagggagaggagcccAACTACCCACTGGAGTTGCTGTACTGCCTGTACGAGACGCAGGAGGACGCGTTTGTGCGCCAAGCCCTGTGCCGGTTCCCGGAGCTGGCGCTGCAGCGAGTGCGCTTCTGCCGCATGGACGTGGCTGTTCTGAGCTACTGCGTGAGGTGCTGCCCTGCTGGACAGGCACTGCGGCTGATCAGCTGCAGATTGGTTGCTGcgcaggagaagaagaagaagagcctGGGGAAGCggctccaggccagcctgggtggcGGCAG TTCTCAAGGCACCACAAAACAACTGCCAGCCTCCCTTCTTCATCCACTCTTTCAGGCAATGACTGACCCACTGTGCCATCTGAGCAGCCTCAC GCTGTCCCACTGCAAACTCCCTGACGCGGTCTGCCGAGACCTTTCTGAGGCCCTGAGGGCAGCCCCCGCACTGACGGAGCTGGGCCTCCTCCACAACAGGCTCAGTGAGGCGGGACTGCGTATGCTGAGTGAGGGCCTAGCCTGGCCGCAGTGCAGGGTGCAGACGGTCAG GGTACAGCTGCCTGACCCCCAGCGAGGGCTCCAGTACCTGGTGGGTATGCTTCGGCAGAGCCCTGCCCTGACCACCCTGGATCTCAGCGGCTGCCAACTGCCCGCCCCCATGGTGACCTACCTGTGTGCAGTCCTGCAGCACCAGGGATGCGGCCTGCAGACCCTCag TCTGGCCTCTGTGGAGCTGAGCGAGCAGTCACTACAGGAGCTTCAGGCTGTGAAGAGAGCAAAGCCGGATCTGGTCATCACACACCCAGCGCTGGACGGCCACCCACAACCTCCCAAGGAACTCATCTCGACCTTCTGA